AGTAAACAATAACAGGAGAAGAACCACCAGAGCAGCAACATGGCAGAAGCTCCGAGGAACGTTCATTTTTGGAAATACGAGGAGTCTGCGCTCATGCTAACCCTGCTGAAGGagttgaacattttaaaatacatggacGGGAGAAAAACCAGAAATGGAGACCTCTTCAAAAAGGTTGCTGAACAAATGAAAGAAGGTGGCTCCACGCAGACCCCAGAGCAAATCCGCATTCGGTGGAAACAATTGAAAAAAAGTTACTACCAGGCCAGGAAAAACAACAGTACAAGTGGCCACAGTCGGGTCGCTTGTCCGTTTGGCGAAGCGCTTGAGGAGCTGCTCGGACCCAGGCCTTTGTCTCAAGTCGACCATCATGGCGTGGACATCGGTTTTGAGAGTCCCTTAGGTGAGTTGAAAACAATTAGCCTACGTTAGCCTATGTTAGCATGTATCAATTCAAGCTATGTGTAGCAACGAGGGTCCTGTGGTGTTAGCATGTATCAATTCAAGCTATGTGTAGCAACGAGGGTCCTGTGGTGTAAATAAACAGCCTGCCCAGAAGTTTATGTGAGTTGTAAACATGTTGCTGTGCTCGTTGTAGACACTTCTGTGCAAGAGGCGGGGGGCTTGGATGAAATGGAGGAGATGGCGACGGAGGCAGCCGACGGGTCAGAAGAAACAGAGACCGATACCGTCAGCAGACCTCAAACTCCGCATTTACAGAGTAACAAGCATAATGGACAGTAATTCCAGGATGGTCGCTGCAGGCATGGACGGCATCCGCAGCTTTCAGCATTCAATGGCACCTCCAACCAGACACACAGGGTATGGGTACCAAGGACAAGAGAACTGTACACCTACCTATCACCACATGTGAAAACAGATCTGGTCCCAGCACATTCCAGCTCAGATTCCAGCACACTATTGTAATATAGTTCACTGTTTTATGTTCAAGTGCAATGTTTGATGTTCAAGTGCAATTCAAGTGTtcatgtttacatattttaagtttgtattttctatatatatatatatatatatatatatatatatatttctatttacttatttctattttcttaagTCAAGATTCTATagtctgtaaataaataatacacacCAAagcaatgtttgtttgtttttgttctttttattaCAGTAAATTACTTAAAACTGTACAAAATAGACAAAGATGTCCTAAAAATCAGACACGCAAATGTACATAGATTGGCTAAAACAATGCCCTGCGCAGAGGAAAATTTGCTCCCATATACTCTGTTAAAGCACGTCTTGTTTCCTGACCACCAGAACATTCAGTTGTGTTGTAGCTACGAAGACCTGGCTGTGGTAGGTCACGTTCAAGACTTGCTGCTTCCTCTGACCAGGCGGGATTGAcagtctctttctccccctcacaAAAATTGTGCAGTGCACAACATGTGGCAATAACATGGTGTGAAGGTGAAATGGAAGTCACTTCTT
The window above is part of the Epinephelus moara isolate mb chromosome 5, YSFRI_EMoa_1.0, whole genome shotgun sequence genome. Proteins encoded here:
- the LOC126390150 gene encoding zinc finger protein with KRAB and SCAN domains 2-like, producing MAEAPRNVHFWKYEESALMLTLLKELNILKYMDGRKTRNGDLFKKVAEQMKEGGSTQTPEQIRIRWKQLKKSYYQARKNNSTSGHSRVACPFGEALEELLGPRPLSQVDHHGVDIGFESPLDTSVQEAGGLDEMEEMATEAADGSEETETDTVSRPQTPHLQSNKHNGQ